From the genome of Mesorhizobium japonicum MAFF 303099, one region includes:
- a CDS encoding WecB/TagA/CpsF family glycosyltransferase: protein MNMHTARAAFGLDSLKTILGISVLAIRWDDAVALLNRLIAERRFTKVSFLNAHNANIACSDPDFAEALDDFLILPDGIGVDLAAALLYGAPFPDNLNGTDFVPAFLQASTRSLTVGLLGATRVNAEAASVKLAALAVHHNFVVIHDGYFSAAQEPEIISRIAALRPDMLLVAMGVPRQELWIARHIDERHCTMPVAVGALLDFLSGSVPRAPLWMRRLRLEWLFRLAVEPGRLWRRYVVGNPVFLWRVVKQRWSRGAETAGERR from the coding sequence ATGAATATGCACACCGCCCGCGCTGCCTTCGGGCTTGACAGCCTGAAGACGATCCTCGGCATCTCGGTGCTCGCCATCCGCTGGGACGATGCCGTCGCCCTGCTGAACCGCCTGATTGCCGAGCGGCGCTTCACCAAGGTCAGTTTCCTCAACGCCCACAACGCCAACATCGCCTGTTCAGACCCGGACTTCGCCGAGGCGCTCGACGATTTCCTCATCCTGCCGGACGGCATCGGCGTCGATCTCGCCGCAGCACTTCTCTACGGCGCGCCCTTTCCGGACAATCTCAACGGCACCGATTTCGTGCCGGCCTTCCTGCAGGCCTCGACGCGGTCGCTGACCGTCGGCCTGCTCGGCGCGACGCGTGTCAATGCCGAGGCGGCGTCGGTCAAGCTGGCCGCCCTTGCCGTGCACCACAACTTCGTGGTCATTCATGACGGCTACTTCTCCGCCGCGCAGGAACCGGAGATCATCAGCAGGATCGCGGCGCTGCGGCCGGATATGCTGCTGGTCGCCATGGGCGTGCCGCGCCAGGAACTGTGGATTGCGCGCCACATCGACGAACGCCACTGCACCATGCCGGTGGCGGTTGGCGCGCTGCTTGATTTCCTGAGCGGCTCGGTGCCGCGCGCGCCGCTCTGGATGCGCCGCCTGCGCCTGGAATGGCTGTTCCGGCTGGCGGTCGAGCCGGGCCGGCTCTGGCGCCGCTACGTCGTCGGCAACCCGGTGTTCCTGTGGCGGGTCGTCAAGCAGAGATGGTCGCGCGGCGCCGAAACGGCCGGAGAGCGCCGTTGA
- a CDS encoding DUF6492 family protein — MNKRFVPDALAGPGLLPKTPTAAVVTASYAPDLERCRLLCETLDRHVSGAAHHYILVEHRDVALFRQLETSRRTVVDERDLLPRWLRAFDDPLSLFRRRVWLSLKTQPLRGWHVQQLRRIAIAAHAREDVLVFCDSDVAFLKAFDCATFWRDGKARLFRRDGVLADDGHDEHRIWSSNAGSALGIDPSRVSTHDYISTLIAWRRDTVLAMCGQIEKLHGLDWVEVVGSARRFSECMIYGRYVDDLLDGAGHFHGSEEFCRVHWTGEALSDDEFRRFVAGMAPEQVAIGMQSFIGTDIGRIRRLIGLG, encoded by the coding sequence TTGAACAAAAGGTTTGTTCCAGATGCCCTGGCCGGCCCGGGCCTGTTGCCGAAGACGCCGACGGCGGCGGTGGTGACGGCGAGCTACGCGCCGGATCTCGAGCGCTGCCGCCTGTTGTGCGAGACGCTTGACCGCCATGTTTCCGGCGCCGCGCACCACTACATCCTGGTCGAGCACCGCGACGTCGCTCTTTTCCGCCAGCTGGAGACCAGCCGGCGCACAGTTGTCGACGAGCGTGACCTGCTGCCGCGCTGGCTGCGCGCTTTCGACGATCCGCTCAGCCTGTTTCGCCGGCGTGTCTGGCTCAGCCTGAAGACGCAGCCGCTGCGCGGCTGGCACGTGCAGCAGCTACGCCGCATCGCCATTGCGGCGCATGCCAGAGAAGATGTTCTAGTCTTCTGCGATTCCGACGTCGCTTTCCTGAAAGCGTTCGACTGCGCCACCTTCTGGCGTGATGGCAAGGCACGGCTGTTCCGCCGCGACGGCGTGCTTGCGGATGACGGTCATGACGAGCATCGCATTTGGTCGAGCAACGCGGGTTCCGCACTCGGCATCGACCCGTCGCGCGTGTCGACCCACGACTACATTTCGACGCTGATTGCCTGGCGCCGCGACACCGTGCTTGCCATGTGCGGCCAGATCGAGAAGTTGCATGGCCTCGACTGGGTCGAAGTCGTCGGCTCGGCGCGCAGATTCTCCGAATGCATGATCTATGGCCGCTATGTCGACGATCTGCTGGACGGAGCCGGCCACTTCCACGGTTCGGAGGAATTCTGCCGCGTCCACTGGACGGGCGAAGCACTGTCGGACGATGAGTTCCGCCGCTTCGTTGCCGGCATGGCGCCGGAGCAGGTGGCGATCGGCATGCAATCCTTCATCGGCACCGATATCGGACGCATCCGCCGCCTGATCGGGCTGGGTTAG
- a CDS encoding DUF882 domain-containing protein, with the protein MTVIESEQNAPGASHRWTWLPAIVVAFLCLCVTSAFAETRALKIQHLHTGEKAEIVFKRNGRYDQAGLKKIDFMLRDWRRNEPTRMDPRLLDLVWQAYRASGSSAYIHVVSAYRSPATNAMLRSRSKGVARESQHMVGRAMDFFLPDVPLKKLRDIGLKMQGGGVGYYPTSGSPFIHMDVGNVRHWPGISRQELARVFPNGNTLHVPSDGRPLPGYDQALAAYKSRKAAGTPNIELASADGGQRKSRGLLATLLGGRGANESEDVAEAAPAPRKPAKSVEPKNAGQGIAIVPPEAAQRAEMASAGAAEEPLAEQSSKTPEAAVMAMAPSAVPLPAFAPRAERTASIPTPQTAPVAMASAFTAQAELSAAKPVVVNAERPLGKTDAAGASVAPDVVALNIPLPTWRPQSQTSPARPSEAAKSADAVAALLAMHHPDTVLDGSTAQQLAVPAPKPEDRVRTSPKADRVQPRLDPEATAVIVPVGTGRGIVGGAGTAAAPVIAANFIRTAPEQVYLDGFEPRGQTSDHRRFTGSAVKFLPIASFK; encoded by the coding sequence ATGACCGTGATTGAAAGCGAACAGAACGCGCCCGGCGCCTCCCATCGTTGGACATGGTTGCCGGCCATTGTCGTCGCGTTCCTTTGCCTGTGCGTCACCAGCGCGTTCGCCGAGACGCGTGCCTTGAAGATCCAGCATCTGCATACGGGCGAGAAGGCGGAGATCGTCTTCAAGCGCAACGGACGCTATGATCAGGCGGGATTGAAGAAGATCGATTTCATGCTGCGCGACTGGCGCCGCAACGAGCCGACCAGGATGGATCCGCGCCTGCTCGATCTCGTCTGGCAGGCCTATCGCGCCAGCGGCTCGAGCGCCTATATCCATGTCGTCAGCGCCTATCGCTCGCCGGCGACCAACGCCATGCTGCGCAGCCGCTCGAAGGGCGTGGCGCGGGAAAGCCAGCACATGGTCGGCCGGGCCATGGACTTCTTCCTGCCGGACGTGCCGCTGAAGAAGCTGCGCGACATCGGCCTCAAGATGCAGGGCGGTGGTGTTGGTTATTATCCGACCTCCGGCTCGCCTTTCATTCACATGGACGTCGGCAATGTGCGGCATTGGCCGGGCATCAGCCGCCAGGAACTCGCCAGGGTCTTCCCGAACGGCAACACGCTGCATGTGCCGAGCGACGGCAGGCCGCTGCCCGGCTATGACCAGGCGCTTGCCGCCTACAAATCGCGCAAGGCTGCCGGCACGCCCAACATCGAGCTGGCTAGCGCCGACGGTGGTCAGCGCAAGTCGCGCGGCCTGCTGGCGACGCTTCTGGGCGGGCGCGGCGCCAACGAGTCCGAGGACGTCGCGGAAGCAGCGCCCGCGCCACGCAAACCGGCCAAGTCCGTTGAACCCAAGAACGCCGGGCAGGGCATCGCCATCGTGCCGCCGGAGGCAGCCCAACGGGCGGAGATGGCTTCCGCCGGTGCCGCCGAAGAACCGCTCGCTGAGCAAAGCAGCAAGACGCCCGAAGCGGCCGTCATGGCCATGGCGCCCAGTGCGGTGCCATTGCCCGCCTTCGCCCCGCGCGCCGAGCGGACCGCCAGCATACCGACGCCGCAAACCGCACCGGTCGCGATGGCCAGCGCGTTCACGGCGCAGGCCGAACTCTCCGCGGCCAAGCCGGTTGTGGTCAATGCCGAAAGGCCCTTGGGCAAGACGGATGCCGCTGGCGCCAGCGTCGCGCCGGACGTGGTGGCGCTCAACATCCCGTTGCCGACATGGCGGCCGCAAAGCCAGACGAGCCCGGCGCGTCCGTCGGAAGCAGCCAAATCCGCCGATGCCGTCGCTGCCTTGCTGGCCATGCATCACCCCGATACCGTCCTTGATGGATCGACCGCTCAGCAGCTTGCCGTGCCGGCACCAAAACCCGAGGATCGCGTCAGGACCAGCCCCAAGGCCGATCGTGTCCAGCCACGTCTCGATCCCGAAGCCACCGCCGTAATTGTGCCCGTGGGGACAGGTCGCGGCATTGTTGGCGGAGCCGGCACGGCAGCGGCGCCCGTCATTGCGGCCAATTTCATCCGCACGGCGCCGGAGCAGGTCTATCTCGACGGATTCGAGCCACGAGGACAGACGTCCGATCACCGCCGCTTCACCGGCTCCGCAGTGAAATTCCTGCCCATCGCCAGCTTCAAATAA
- a CDS encoding NAD(P)H-dependent oxidoreductase: MTNVALTGLARDLASRAAEGRPVRIGVIGSGEMGTDLVTQGMLMPGISVCAVSTRRPHTARDAIRIAYGDEAMAVEADAASKVTAAIEAGKIAVTSNEMLVTNPLIDVVIDATGKPGVAADFDLMAMEHGKHLVMMNVEADVTIGCYLKQQADRLGVVYSVGAGDEPSSCMELIEFASALGLTIVSAGKGKNNPLNHDAMPDDYREEAIRRNMNPRMLVEFVDGSKTMVEMCAIANATGLVPDVPGMHGPKADRDDLVKVLIPREDGGLLLKKGVVDYTIGKGVAPGVFVIVEATHPRIIERMDDLHIGHGPYYSLFRPYHLTSLEVPLTAARIVLFGKPDMVPLPRPVAEVCAVAKRDLAAGETFDAIGETCYRSWTMTVGEARAQHAVPVGLLEGGKVLKPVRKGELLTADNAAPDQTTRLFALRRLQDEMLYGAN; encoded by the coding sequence ATGACCAATGTCGCCTTGACCGGGCTTGCCCGCGATCTCGCCAGCCGAGCCGCTGAGGGTCGTCCGGTGCGCATCGGTGTTATCGGTTCGGGCGAGATGGGCACAGACCTCGTCACGCAAGGCATGCTGATGCCGGGTATTTCCGTCTGCGCCGTCTCTACCCGCCGCCCACACACCGCGCGTGACGCCATCCGCATCGCCTATGGCGACGAGGCGATGGCGGTCGAGGCGGACGCGGCATCGAAAGTCACCGCGGCCATCGAGGCGGGAAAGATCGCCGTCACTTCGAATGAGATGCTGGTCACCAATCCGCTGATCGACGTCGTCATCGACGCCACGGGAAAACCGGGCGTCGCCGCCGATTTCGACCTGATGGCGATGGAGCATGGCAAGCATCTGGTGATGATGAATGTCGAGGCCGACGTCACCATCGGCTGCTATCTCAAGCAGCAGGCCGACCGGCTTGGCGTCGTCTATTCAGTCGGCGCCGGCGACGAGCCGTCGAGTTGCATGGAACTGATCGAATTCGCGTCCGCGCTCGGCCTGACCATCGTCTCGGCCGGCAAGGGCAAGAACAACCCGCTCAACCACGACGCCATGCCCGACGACTATCGCGAGGAAGCGATCCGCCGCAACATGAACCCGCGCATGCTGGTCGAGTTCGTCGACGGTTCGAAAACCATGGTCGAGATGTGCGCCATCGCCAACGCCACCGGGCTGGTGCCCGATGTGCCCGGCATGCATGGCCCGAAGGCCGACCGCGACGATCTCGTCAAGGTGCTGATCCCACGCGAGGATGGCGGGCTGTTGTTGAAAAAAGGCGTCGTCGACTACACCATCGGCAAGGGTGTGGCGCCCGGTGTCTTCGTCATCGTCGAGGCCACGCATCCGCGCATCATCGAGCGCATGGACGATCTGCATATCGGCCACGGTCCCTATTACAGCCTGTTCCGGCCCTATCATCTGACCTCGCTGGAAGTGCCGCTCACCGCTGCCCGCATCGTGCTTTTCGGCAAGCCCGACATGGTGCCGCTGCCAAGGCCCGTCGCCGAGGTCTGCGCGGTCGCCAAGCGGGACCTGGCTGCCGGCGAGACCTTCGATGCGATCGGTGAGACCTGCTATCGCTCCTGGACGATGACCGTCGGCGAAGCCCGCGCCCAGCACGCCGTGCCGGTCGGCCTGCTCGAGGGCGGCAAGGTGCTGAAACCGGTCCGGAAGGGCGAATTGCTCACCGCCGACAATGCCGCGCCCGACCAGACGACGAGACTGTTCGCCTTGCGCCGGCTGCAGGACGAGATGCTGTACGGGGCGAACTGA
- the proC gene encoding pyrroline-5-carboxylate reductase has translation MTNRLVLAGCGNMGYAMLSGWLKSGKLAPSAVFVIEPNAELRQRAATLGCATSADAGEIPADAVPDLVVIAVKPQVIRDVTAAYKRFGDGRTTFVSIAAGTPVATFEDILGNRAPVVRCMPNTPASIGKGMMVVFSNPLVSDDTKRFVADLLSASGEVATIDDEGLMDAVTAVSGSGPAYIFHFIEALTVAAEKAGLPSATARLLAMQTVYGAASLAAESQEEPGVLRQQVTSPNGTTAAALAVLMGEDRLTNLLTQAVEAARLRSIELGK, from the coding sequence ATGACGAACAGGCTTGTTCTCGCCGGCTGCGGCAATATGGGCTACGCCATGCTTTCGGGCTGGCTGAAATCCGGCAAGCTCGCGCCCTCGGCGGTTTTCGTTATCGAGCCCAATGCGGAGCTGCGCCAGCGCGCTGCAACGCTTGGCTGCGCCACATCAGCGGACGCCGGTGAGATTCCAGCCGATGCGGTGCCCGATCTCGTCGTCATCGCGGTAAAACCCCAGGTGATCCGCGACGTCACCGCCGCCTACAAGCGTTTCGGCGATGGCCGCACCACCTTCGTCAGCATCGCCGCCGGCACGCCGGTCGCCACCTTCGAAGACATCCTCGGCAACCGCGCGCCTGTTGTGCGCTGCATGCCCAACACGCCCGCCTCCATCGGCAAAGGCATGATGGTGGTGTTTTCCAACCCGCTGGTCTCGGATGATACCAAGCGCTTTGTCGCCGACCTGCTGTCGGCCAGCGGCGAAGTGGCCACCATTGACGACGAAGGCCTGATGGATGCGGTGACCGCCGTGTCGGGATCCGGGCCGGCCTATATCTTCCACTTCATCGAAGCGCTGACCGTGGCCGCCGAGAAGGCGGGGCTGCCTAGCGCAACCGCCAGGCTGCTCGCGATGCAGACCGTCTATGGCGCTGCCTCGCTCGCTGCCGAAAGCCAGGAGGAACCCGGCGTGCTGCGCCAGCAGGTGACCAGCCCCAACGGCACGACGGCTGCGGCGCTTGCCGTGCTGATGGGCGAAGACCGGTTGACCAATTTGCTGACGCAGGCAGTCGAGGCGGCTCGGCTGCGGTCGATCGAGTTGGGAAAGTAA
- a CDS encoding multicopper oxidase family protein — translation MTGWTRRGLLKTAAVAGATGVGLSAIGRLGGLAATSPEPMVLQTAKIQARLMDIGPTNNVLTYGNAGMPPVLRMKKGEPFAARLVNAIDDPTTIHWHGIRLPNKMDGVPFLVQPYVNTGDHFDYAFTPPDAGTFWYHPHCNTLEQMGHGLTGVIVVENPNDPKFDAEFVLNLRDWRLGDDGQFIDQFRPRDAAKTGTYGTVRTANWLDQPQYDAPAGGLVRLRVAITDVTRIYAFRVDGAEAIVMALDGNPVPERFSPDALLLGPGQRMELAIRMPDREGAVVSLRDVRGTKPKILATVRATGSSLKRDVRDVAPLEVNPVAEVDLSAAQHISLALSATAENVPSDGICGSLGYSFWAINKVPWPGDTSDPTAPLAELKLGKSYVIDMENLTPQSHPMHLHGMGFKVLSSSTRPVQPLISDTYLIQPNEKVQLGFVADNPGDWLLHCHIIEHQKSGMTSYVRVV, via the coding sequence ATGACCGGATGGACACGCCGTGGGCTCTTGAAAACGGCCGCCGTCGCTGGCGCAACCGGAGTAGGGCTTTCGGCCATCGGCAGGCTTGGCGGCCTCGCCGCCACCAGCCCCGAGCCGATGGTGCTGCAGACGGCCAAGATCCAGGCCAGGCTGATGGATATCGGCCCGACCAACAATGTGCTGACCTATGGCAATGCCGGAATGCCGCCAGTGCTGAGGATGAAGAAGGGCGAACCCTTCGCGGCGCGCCTGGTCAACGCCATCGATGATCCCACGACCATCCATTGGCACGGCATTCGCCTGCCCAACAAGATGGATGGCGTGCCCTTCCTGGTGCAGCCCTATGTCAACACCGGCGACCATTTCGACTACGCCTTCACGCCGCCCGACGCCGGCACCTTCTGGTACCACCCGCATTGCAACACGCTGGAGCAGATGGGCCACGGCCTGACCGGCGTGATCGTTGTCGAAAACCCGAATGATCCGAAATTCGACGCCGAATTCGTCCTCAATCTGCGCGACTGGCGTCTTGGCGACGACGGCCAGTTCATCGACCAATTCCGGCCGCGCGATGCCGCGAAAACCGGCACTTACGGCACGGTGCGCACCGCCAACTGGCTCGACCAGCCGCAATACGACGCGCCGGCCGGAGGTCTGGTGCGGCTGCGCGTCGCCATCACCGATGTCACCCGCATCTATGCCTTTCGCGTCGACGGTGCCGAGGCGATCGTGATGGCGCTTGACGGCAATCCGGTGCCTGAGCGCTTTTCACCCGATGCCTTGCTGCTTGGGCCGGGGCAGCGCATGGAACTTGCCATCCGCATGCCAGACCGGGAAGGCGCGGTGGTGAGCCTGCGGGATGTCAGGGGCACCAAGCCCAAGATCCTGGCGACCGTGCGGGCGACGGGCAGCTCGCTCAAACGGGATGTTCGCGATGTTGCGCCGCTGGAGGTCAATCCGGTGGCGGAAGTGGACCTCAGCGCCGCCCAGCACATTTCGCTGGCTCTCAGCGCTACGGCGGAAAACGTACCGAGCGATGGCATCTGCGGTTCGCTAGGCTACAGTTTCTGGGCCATCAACAAGGTGCCGTGGCCAGGCGATACATCCGATCCGACCGCGCCGCTGGCCGAATTGAAGCTCGGCAAGAGCTATGTCATCGACATGGAGAACCTGACGCCGCAATCGCATCCGATGCATCTGCACGGTATGGGCTTCAAGGTGCTGTCGTCCTCGACACGTCCGGTGCAGCCGCTGATTTCCGACACCTATCTTATCCAGCCCAACGAAAAGGTTCAGCTCGGCTTCGTCGCCGACAATCCCGGTGACTGGCTGCTGCACTGCCACATCATCGAGCACCAGAAATCGGGCATGACGAGCTACGTCCGGGTGGTTTGA
- a CDS encoding glycosyltransferase family 2 protein, with protein sequence MIPLPSDGSVSIAGRSPRLNVEAVEAVVTLPTFKRPEQVLDTLASLRAQRTGRRFAVIVMENEAEVREGAKAVLPLFERGEMPGMVIVAQERGNCSAYNAGWQTAMLHFPNFRHLLVIDDDEIADPHWLERMCMAAETLGADIVGGPQVPVFADAAHARWAEHPVFAPPYRETGRVPALYSSGNLLVGRNVLVAMEPPFLDLKFNFMGGGDSDFLSRAVQNGFVLGWCAEAKVRETVPARRVEPDWIRARSLRNGVISTLVEKKKRAGTPLAGAEVLAKSLALLAAAPFRGLIRLARTGSPAIAIYPVHVALGRVLAEFGYANEQYRQPEKN encoded by the coding sequence ATGATCCCTTTGCCATCGGATGGTTCGGTATCGATCGCTGGACGGTCTCCCCGGCTTAACGTGGAGGCTGTCGAAGCGGTCGTCACCTTGCCGACCTTCAAGCGCCCCGAACAGGTGCTCGACACGCTGGCTTCGCTGCGCGCACAGCGGACCGGCAGGCGCTTTGCCGTCATCGTCATGGAGAACGAAGCCGAGGTGCGGGAAGGCGCCAAGGCGGTGCTGCCGCTGTTCGAGCGCGGCGAGATGCCAGGCATGGTCATCGTCGCGCAGGAGCGCGGCAATTGCAGCGCCTACAATGCGGGCTGGCAGACGGCGATGCTGCACTTTCCGAACTTCAGGCATCTGCTGGTCATCGACGATGACGAGATCGCCGATCCGCATTGGCTGGAACGCATGTGCATGGCTGCCGAGACGCTCGGCGCCGACATCGTCGGCGGCCCGCAAGTGCCTGTCTTCGCAGACGCTGCACATGCGAGATGGGCCGAGCATCCGGTGTTCGCGCCGCCCTACCGGGAAACCGGGCGCGTGCCGGCGCTCTATTCGTCCGGCAATCTTCTGGTCGGGCGCAACGTGCTGGTCGCCATGGAGCCGCCCTTCCTCGACCTGAAATTCAACTTCATGGGCGGCGGCGATTCTGACTTTCTCAGCCGGGCGGTGCAGAATGGCTTTGTGCTCGGCTGGTGCGCCGAGGCCAAGGTTCGCGAGACCGTCCCGGCGCGGCGTGTCGAGCCCGACTGGATCCGGGCCCGCAGCTTGCGCAACGGCGTGATCTCGACTCTGGTCGAGAAGAAGAAGCGCGCCGGCACGCCGCTGGCCGGCGCCGAGGTGCTAGCGAAGAGCCTGGCGCTGCTGGCTGCCGCACCGTTTCGCGGCCTGATCCGGCTGGCGCGCACAGGATCGCCGGCGATTGCCATCTACCCCGTCCATGTGGCGCTCGGCCGCGTGCTGGCCGAATTCGGATATGCCAATGAGCAGTATCGCCAGCCCGAGAAAAACTGA
- a CDS encoding O-antigen ligase family protein — MSSIASPRKTERVPLSDAFTRDGVATAIAALLFSVIMVSFRPFQPAGAELTGDGGDIVNQLGFGSLGAISIFSLMAFADPRIVRSLLSPSWVLMLGFFFLSVVLATDPPAAMRAASFTMIGILTMATILALPRDAESFSKIIIFTAVVVMGLSYVGLIVFPHEALHTADSQEPEHAGLWRGVFTHKNIAGPIMACFSFAGLYLYRRGQRWWGAGIFCAAMIFMLHTGSKTTAGLVPFSILIVVLPSLMGMRLGTPILFALAIIATAVGTLGIVFLPPVKHLAAIYFPDMTYTGRTTLWEFAGSMLAKKPWTGYGYESFWGTPLLLNQDQPFDRPWDIRTIVHGHDGYLDIAVLMGIPALCVAVYTFLFAPLRDYMRIPLRRENIYLGDFFMMVVLFTALNAFLESFFFHRGDPVWLFFVLGVLGLRQVSLRPIAVRGSRPA, encoded by the coding sequence ATGAGCAGTATCGCCAGCCCGAGAAAAACTGAGCGCGTACCGCTCAGCGACGCGTTCACGCGCGACGGCGTGGCGACCGCCATCGCCGCACTGCTGTTCAGCGTCATCATGGTGTCCTTTCGCCCGTTCCAGCCGGCCGGCGCCGAACTCACCGGCGACGGCGGCGACATCGTCAATCAGCTCGGCTTCGGTTCGCTCGGCGCCATTTCGATCTTTTCGCTGATGGCCTTCGCCGATCCTCGCATCGTGCGCTCGCTGCTCAGCCCGTCCTGGGTGCTGATGCTGGGCTTCTTCTTCCTGTCGGTGGTGCTGGCGACCGACCCGCCCGCGGCGATGCGCGCCGCCTCCTTCACCATGATCGGCATCCTGACCATGGCAACGATCCTGGCGCTGCCGCGCGATGCCGAATCCTTCTCGAAAATCATCATCTTCACCGCCGTGGTGGTGATGGGCCTTTCCTATGTCGGCCTGATCGTCTTTCCGCATGAGGCGCTGCACACAGCCGACTCCCAGGAGCCCGAACACGCCGGCCTATGGCGCGGCGTGTTCACCCACAAGAACATCGCCGGTCCGATCATGGCCTGCTTCAGTTTTGCCGGCCTTTACCTCTACCGGCGCGGTCAACGCTGGTGGGGCGCAGGCATATTCTGCGCGGCGATGATCTTCATGCTGCACACCGGCTCCAAGACCACCGCCGGCCTGGTACCGTTCTCGATCCTGATTGTCGTGCTGCCGAGCCTGATGGGCATGCGGCTCGGCACGCCGATCCTGTTCGCGCTGGCGATCATCGCCACGGCGGTCGGCACGCTGGGCATCGTCTTCCTGCCGCCGGTGAAACATCTGGCGGCGATCTATTTTCCCGACATGACCTATACCGGCCGCACCACGCTGTGGGAGTTCGCCGGCTCGATGCTGGCGAAGAAGCCATGGACCGGCTACGGCTATGAAAGCTTCTGGGGCACGCCGCTGCTGCTCAACCAGGACCAGCCTTTCGATAGGCCGTGGGACATCCGGACCATCGTGCATGGCCATGACGGCTATCTCGACATCGCCGTGCTGATGGGCATCCCCGCCCTTTGCGTGGCGGTCTACACTTTCCTGTTCGCGCCGCTGCGCGACTACATGCGCATTCCGCTGCGCAGGGAAAACATCTATCTCGGCGACTTCTTCATGATGGTGGTGCTGTTCACCGCGCTCAACGCTTTCCTAGAAAGCTTCTTCTTCCATCGCGGCGACCCGGTCTGGCTGTTCTTCGTGCTCGGCGTGCTTGGCCTGAGGCAAGTGTCGCTGCGGCCGATCGCGGTGCGTGGCTCGCGTCCCGCCTGA
- a CDS encoding glycosyltransferase family 4 protein, translated as MHLLFVTSIVPDGALASGYEIANAAIIAALRRAGARVTVIGFTWPGKVTADPENTVVLGEIDVRTESASALRKLAWVRKAMLSGLTFASVKLRAVSEHEVEAALEQAGPFDGYVLNSVQFAGAFEKLFEDKPSIFVAHNVEHLSARENEAAAGGVFQRLLFRREARLLKVVEERLCRRARFVFTLAEEDRAALGVASNDRSAVLPLVTGARAPVRNGPRRIDCDAALIGTWTWQPNRIGLDWFLGKVVPHLRPGFRIRIAGHMPSGVTSAHPGVEFVGRVADARAFVCGAAVIPLISTAGSGVQLKTIETFELGLPSVATSRSLRGIGHRPDNCVVTDDPAGFARALEAAAADIRDVDGGAFYRQQVKALDAAIRYGLSKLGAVRQEVLA; from the coding sequence ATGCATCTGCTGTTCGTCACATCGATCGTGCCCGACGGCGCTCTCGCCTCGGGCTACGAGATCGCCAATGCTGCGATCATCGCTGCGTTACGGCGGGCTGGTGCGCGCGTCACGGTCATCGGTTTCACCTGGCCCGGGAAGGTCACGGCCGACCCGGAAAACACCGTGGTGCTGGGTGAGATCGACGTGCGCACCGAAAGCGCCTCTGCGCTACGAAAGCTCGCCTGGGTCCGCAAGGCGATGCTGTCTGGCCTTACCTTCGCGTCGGTCAAGCTGCGTGCGGTGTCCGAGCACGAAGTGGAGGCCGCTCTCGAACAGGCCGGGCCGTTCGATGGCTATGTGCTGAATTCCGTGCAGTTCGCCGGCGCCTTCGAAAAGCTCTTCGAAGACAAGCCTTCGATCTTCGTCGCCCACAATGTCGAGCATCTCTCGGCGCGGGAAAACGAGGCTGCCGCCGGCGGCGTCTTCCAGCGCTTGCTGTTCCGCCGCGAGGCTAGGCTGCTCAAGGTCGTGGAAGAGCGCCTCTGCCGCCGCGCGCGCTTTGTCTTCACGCTGGCCGAGGAAGACCGCGCTGCTCTCGGCGTCGCCTCCAACGACCGCTCGGCGGTGCTGCCGCTGGTGACCGGCGCCAGGGCGCCAGTCCGGAACGGCCCGCGCCGGATCGACTGCGACGCCGCGTTGATCGGCACCTGGACCTGGCAGCCGAACCGCATCGGCCTCGACTGGTTCCTGGGCAAGGTGGTGCCGCATCTGCGGCCCGGTTTCCGCATCCGCATCGCCGGCCACATGCCTTCCGGCGTCACCTCGGCACATCCGGGCGTCGAGTTTGTCGGCCGTGTCGCGGATGCCAGGGCATTCGTATGCGGCGCGGCCGTCATCCCGCTGATCAGCACCGCGGGCAGCGGCGTGCAGCTGAAGACCATCGAGACCTTCGAGCTCGGCCTGCCTTCCGTCGCCACCAGCCGTTCGCTCCGCGGCATCGGCCATCGCCCCGACAACTGCGTCGTCACCGACGATCCGGCCGGTTTCGCCAGGGCCCTGGAGGCGGCGGCGGCCGACATCCGGGACGTCGATGGCGGCGCGTTCTATCGCCAGCAGGTCAAGGCGCTCGATGCCGCCATCCGGTATGGCCTCTCAAAACTCGGCGCGGTCAGGCAGGAGGTGTTGGCATGA